AACCTGTCATAAATTCCAATGTTCTTTTAGAGAATTCGGCTGGAGGCCCATGTGAAGTTCTCTGTGCTGTGGCATTTGACAAGAGATTTGAACATCACCAAGTCTTCTCCTTTTAACCGCACATTTGACAGGTAGGTTTGTACCTCAGTGTTCCACATTTCAACGGTGGTTCATATATTTCTGGGGCTCTGTCATTATGCTCCTTGAATGTATAATACAGTCATCTTTTGCAGTATGGTGTTACAGTTGCCGTTCCTGATTCTCTGTCCTTGTTAAttgtcctttgtttttctcctctctctctctctctctctctctctctccttgtcatccccttcctctctcctccaggtctcTTTTCATCATGCTAGACAGTCTGAGTTATTGGGATCCATCTGCTAGTGCTGTGGGCCGGGCCTGGCTGAACCAGGTCCTACAGAGACATGACATTGCCCGAGTCCTggagcctctcctcctcctcctgctccacccCAAGACCCACCGGGTCTCTATCCAGAGGGTCCAGGCCCAGCGCCACTGGGCGCAGACCTTCCCCAACCCGCCCGAACAGGACCCATCAGAACCCATCTACGCAAGGGACTCTGGCTTCTCAGACAGTGAGCATTGGCCATTAACTCAGAGGAGTGAAAGCAAACTTGAAAAATGAACTTTTCATGAAGGGGATTAGTCTTCAGTGTAGTTACTCTAAGGGTGTGTTCACActattcagttttttttgtaGAAAGAGTGTTGCCTCAACCGCATTTTTTGCTGAGACTGAAAAGTGGGTCACAGGAGGTGCACTTTGTGTCCATAATGACTATCAGTATGACTTTACTGctgctttctccattttcagtctggttgttgttgttgttgtagtaaaCTGTTAGCGGCCTACATAGTGCGAAATACCGTCTATTTTCTCTTGTGGTGGGCTCGCAAAAAATGTGGTCAATGTTGTGTGTTCTTCTGAAAAGTTTAACTTTAATTTGCTTAAAAACGCTAGGCGCAGCACTTTTTCTAAAATGGATGCTTTTCATCACTCCCCATTAACTGTAATGGCAGTCTGAGAAAAGCATAGGGTGAACATGCCCATAATGTCACTCTTATAGCATCTAACATTTGCTTGTTTATGAGTGAAAtttgcttttcttctctccGCAGACTTCAGCCACATCCAGGGGGAGAGTCTGAGGGTGGGACAGGAGCAGCTCCGAGGCCTGCCGCTGGGTGACATGGAGCccttctgtctgactgtcaaCCCCCTGAGCGACAGCCTGTCCTTACTGAGCCTGagcagtgaaaacctgcagctgGCTGGTGAATATCAGTCAGCTGACCCACAGGGGGAGCACCAGAGCTCTGAGTCCAGCGGTTCCCACTCATCCACAGTGGACAATGGCAGCTTTGAGGAGCCAGATGGCGCCAACGGCATAGTCAATGGCTCAGACCAACAGCCTGGCTCCTCAGATAGCATGTCTGCGGAGGATGACGACTCTATAGATGAGGCTGTGTCTTGTGTTATAGCAGAGCTGATAGACAGGGTTGTGAGTTTAGTAGAGGAGGGATCTGTCGAAACCCCGTCCCCACCTGAAGCCTGGCCACAGACAGACTCGGACAGCACCTCCTCAGATACCTCCACCGGTCCCCGTCATGACTTGGGCCCTCATCCTGGCTCCCATCACCAGACCCTGCCGGAGATGCTAGCAGGAGGCACGCTGGAGTTCCTCTCTGTCGCGACGGCTGATATAACTGCAGAGGAGCAGCACAGAGAGGGCATCACGCGTCACAGTTCATCACCTTCCATCGTCACGTTACCGGACAGCTCTGCACCAGCCACTCCGGACCACAGCCTGCGGGTGGATGACCCTCAGGCGCGCAAACGCAGCCACAGCAGCACCCAGCTCAGTCTGAAGGGGAAGATCATGGAGAGGTTGGCGGACAAATCTCCAGGGGCCAAGCCGAAGATCAAGAAGGccaagaggaaggaggaggagaggctgaggaagGCAGCCATTCAGGCTGAAAAGGCCCGGCCGCCCAGTATTTTCTTCGGGGACAGCCTGGATCTGGAGAACTGGTACAGCTGTGGGGAAGGTGAGGTATCAGAGATCGAGAGTGACACCGGCTCGCCCAGCGGGGGTGCCGGCGGGACTGTTGGGGGTGTCAGTGTCACAGGAGGACGTAGATCCTCCTCTGCCCCGCCTCGTTTTAACATCCACCCTCTCTACCAGCATGTCCTGCTCTACCTCCAGCTGTACGACTCCTCCCGGGCCCTCCACGCCCTGTCAGCCATAGCAGCCATGCTAAGAGCCGCTCCCTCAGGGTTTGTCAGCGCCATCTCCACCACCAGCATCAACAACACCTACACTCCACAGCTCTCCTTGCTCCAGAACCTCCTAGCCCGCCACAGGGTCTCCGTCATGGGCAAAGACTTCTACTGCCCCATTCCCCAGGACTCCCACTCCCACACATTCCGCAGCGCCATGTACCTGGAGATCATAATCTCACTCTGTCTTTACTTCCTAAGGAGCTATTACTCTGCCCACGTGGCGGCGGGCGCTCAGGACCTGGCGGGGAACCGGGCCATGCAGCTGACCAGCGTGGAGGTCCTGACTCTCCTCTTCAGTGAGCTCTCCAAAGTCACAGGCGGTTCGGCTAAGGGCTTCGCCAGTTTTATTAGCGATGTGCTGTCCAAGTGCAAAGTTCAGAAGGTAGTCCTCCACTgcctgctctcctccatcttcagtGCACAGAAATGGCACGAGCAGCGGGTGGCAGGGGTCAACGTGGCCACGGTGGAGGAAGGTCTATCAGAGGACAGTGTTATCAACCTATCAGAGGACCAGATAGACAGCTGTAGCGCCGTCCAGTCCCAGCTGCTAAGACTGCTGCAGAGCCTGGTGGTCCTCGAGCACAGAGTCCTGGTGCCGGctgaagagggaggggaagcgGGACCCgtgggtggaggggcgggggcCGGAGGGACAGGAAGCGGCGCCGGGGCAGGGTTTGAGCTCCTGGGCGGCGAGGTGGAGCACGTCAATCCTCAGCAGCCAATGACGTCGCTGCAGTACCTCCATGGGCAGCCCATCACGGCGCAGGGTATGTTCCTGTGTGCAGTGATCAGGGCGCTGCATCAGCACCACGCATGTAAAATGCACCCACAGTGGATAGGGCTGATCACGACCACCCTGCCGTACATGGGGAGGGTGCTGAGGAGGGTGGTGGCCTCAGTCACCCTGCAGCTGTGCAGGAACCTGGACAATCTTCTCCAGCAGTACCGCTACGAGACGGGCATCATCGACACCAGGTACTGACAGTGAAATTCCTGACTGGCCTACCGTATCTATGCTATTGATTTTCCAAATAATGAATGCAGCTTATAACAACCCGCAGTACATTATTGTACAGTCGGTCTATCAACAAGCAACTGCGATAGAATGGCTTAGCAAGGTTTTGGTCACTAGATGGCACTCTTGACCATCAGATGTCTCAATGACTGATATAGAAACTGTAATTCCATTTCTTGACATTCAGAATTCTCatgttgaaatattgaaatatattcATTCAAAAGGATGTATTCAGGATTAAACTATGTATCTTTCTCTATCCTGTAGACCTCAGTGGATGGCTCTCTGCATCCCTCCTGACCTGATTCTGACAGTGCTGGAAGGGGTGACAGCCATTATCCATTACTGCCTGTTGGATCCCACTTCCCAGTACCACCAGGTGAGGGCGCTATGCACCACAAACTAGTCTCAGCAGATATTACTCTTTCATCCATCAATGAACGTTTATTACATCGCACAAACTCACCCCCCTACAAAGGTGTATTTTTTCATAAATCTAGTTTTTTCTTAAGAATCAAGTTCAAATCAAGTTCTTtctttattgattgattgattgattgattgattgattgattgattgactgattcaCAAGCCAGCGTTGCTTTGTGGCAGGCTGCCTGTGTTACGTTTTAGACATTCACATGCTTATTTGAATCATTCccaaatatataatgtatatgaaGTTATGCGTTATGTTCCTCTATGTctttgcataataaagtatattGTTTATCAACATATGAACTGACTATCCTGTTGCATATCCTGCTTCTCAGTTGCAGGTGAGTGTTGACCAGAAGCACCTGGCCGAGGCTCGTTCAGGCATCCTGTCCATCCTTCATACCATCATGTCCTCCGTCACCCTGCTGTGGAGCGTCCTCTACCAGGCTGACAGCTCCGACAAGCCGGCTGCTGCCTCCGCTGCCTCCACCTCCAACATCAACCTGGGCTCCACCAAGGTACACCGGACAACATGCGCTCAGGACAGAGCTATTCAATCAAGGAAATGACTCAGTAACATTTCTCATTGCAGTCTTTTTCTAGCGGGgtgataaaaaaggaaaaaagtccCTGGCTGCTGTGTCATAATTGAAACAATGTCCTTATTGTCAAATAATTATGGTTGAGCTTTTGACTGGACAgaatgagagatgagaggaggtaCAACTTTCTCTGAGACATACATTTTTCAgaaatgtaggctattttgCCACTCTAGCAGCCtcatttcacataaaaaaatgaatcaaatagCACATATGATGAATAGACAATTACAACTACATCATCATTTCCATAATGCCACTTCCTCCATGATTAATTTGTATTGTCATAAGCTTTGCCCAAAACAGTATGTGCACAGATAGCCCCCTTATTGCCCAGAAACCCATCCGGAGATGTTAGTTTAGCAGTTTAACGGAATgcatttttaaatctttttgtCCTTGTCAGAGATAGTACTAGTTAGCCATAGCGTCCTGTGTACACAGCAAAAGGGAAATTAATCTTTGAGCAAAGCTAAAAGTGTGGACGGCCTGGCCTTAAATTTTCCAGAAATGTTAAAGTATTGTAATCCCATAATGCATAATACTCCAGATTACAGTGGAGAATAATAAGAACAGAATCTCATTACTGGGGCTGAAGGACTTCATTTTTTCAGCTAATAGCTTTGTACCTTACTGCAAATAAAGTCATTAGCCCTGTCTAGACGGTATTATTTTTACTGGAGGTGGTCAGGTGATGTAATTTTCACTGGCATAATTCAGTGATTTTTATTCTGTGCAGAATGACGTTATTTGTAATTATTACAGGGCCCGTAGGAATAGGCTAATAGTTTAAGGACAAATAACCCACTGGTTTTCGCGAAACTCTTATATCCTTTTTAGCACCTAATTTTAGCACCGTCTGGATCACTAGTCTGTGCTTGATACAAATTACCATTACTGTGCATGGAACAAAGCTCCCATTTCGAATACTTAACAGCAAGGCGACATTTATGCAAGTTGTGTGATTTTACTATTGTTTTTGTCTGGCTTTAAATGTTGAACGCAGAGGTAGTGTGTAACGCGATTCCAAAAATGAAACGCCTCCCCAGATATTTGGGGCAATGATAGTGTAATTGATTTATTCCCTGCATTCAGTTGTGTTTGCCTCAACACAGGGTGGCATCCGAATACCCTCTATTTaagatatttatatatatctatataagATATTTATAAGAGGTGACTGGTTTCATTATGGATTGCAACTGGGATGGACTGTTTTTCAGAGTAGGTTATCAGCTGTTCAGGTCTAActtattttcctcctctacctgaATTCTGCAGAACCTCCGTCAGCAGATCCTGGAGCTGCTGGGTCCAATCTCCATGAACCACGGCGCTCACTTCATGGCGGCCATCGCCTACGTCTGGAATGAGAGGAAACAGATCAAGACTCCAGTCAGAAATAAGGTGGGTGTCATAAACCAAACacagtggatatcaaaagtctacCCACCCTTTCAAATCCTCTAGcttttattgccttgaggccttaattgaaaacccattaaatctgacttttttttcgCTTTCATTTGGATATAATAACCAACAAGGCCTACTAATTTCTGACAATGtgttaaaaagtattaaaaaggtAGCAAAGACAACAAATGTAATGTGTTATGACATCTCTTATCTTATTTAGTTCTACTTGAGTGCTTTCACTTTTATTACACTTCTCTATGCGGTTCTAACACTTGATCTTCTTGatatctgtgtttgtttcaCAGGTGATTCCCACAGCCAGTGAAGAACAGCTGCTGCTGGTTGAGCTGGTTCGTTCGGTGAGCGCCATGCGGACCGAGACTGTCATGCAGACTGTCAAAGAGGTCCTGAAGCAGCCGCCTGCCATCGCAAAGGAAAAGGTTGGTGTTTTAACTCGGAACATGTTCTTCTTCTAACAAAATATAGACACAAATCCCACGTTTTTCTTGCTGCTGGCAAGAGTACACCTGTCTTGTTACTGAAGTCCATTAGCCGAAATGGTTtcttcccctcccccttcctcttcaGCGAGAGACACTCCAGGGCTTTAACAGTGTTTCTGCCTGAGTATGATGATAAAAAATTCCCTATTCATACAACGTacctttttcttcatttctttctccaACAGAAGCACCTCTCTTTGGAGGTCTGCATGCTGCAGTTCTTCTATGCCTACGTTCAGAGGTGAGATCACTGCTCATAGGATGTCGCTAGTCCTCTCAAAGTCATAAAAGTCCCATCATCCCATCATGGAAGAACCCTCTAAAACCCAAAGCTGTTCACTTTTGTGTTAATGTTCATGATTGTGCCCTCTTTTCTCCCTAGGATCCCTGTTTCCAGTTTGGTTGATAGCTGGCCGTCTCTGCTAGCGCTGCTGAAGGACTCTGTGCAGTTAGGACTACCTGCTCCTGGACAGTTCCTCATACTGGGGTTGGTGTCTTTTCCTCATCTCTTTCACATGGACACTGCCTCACAACCTTTATGGATTAACTTGTATGACTTCATCTTAAACTTCTCATCATCAGTGCGTGGATGTTAATGGGTTGCCCACAATGGACTGCTAGCTATGTAGATCTGAATGATTCAGTCACTAGAGACTACGCCTTTTCCCACTCCTGCAGTTACGTATTTAACACCtctattcatttctttttcctcttgtaAAGGGTTCTGAATGAGTTCATCTTGAAGAATCCTAATCTGGAGAGCAAGAAGGACCAGCGGGAACTGCAGGTAATTAACTGCCTTGACTCCCACTTAACTCTCAATTGTTTCCGTAATAATTtcttttgatgagatttttcTTATCTTTTACTTCAGTATCATCTCAGCTACTATGCTATTTTCAGTCTTTTTACATCATCGTAATGATAAGTGGCACTTTATTACATGCTCTCTGGGTATATGGAGAGTAAACTGCAGTAAACTGATCTGACTAAACATTATTTCCTACTAAACAGACTGAACATTATTTCTGTATTCAGGatgtgacccataaagtggtggAGGCCATCGGGACAATTGCAGGCTCCTCTCTGGAACAAACCACTTGGCTGAGGAGGAACCTGGAGGTCAAGGCCTCTCCTCAGATAGTTGTGGATGGAGCCAACCTGGAAGCCGATGTAGAAGGTGGGCTACTTACAGTACATCAACTTTTGCATGGACCTTATAATTGCACTGGAGAATGTGCCAATGTCATTGTCTATTGCTGTATATAAGCTAGTTTGACGCCTAACTTACCTGGCTCTACCTCTAACTTAAGGCATGACATCTGATGTATGTAAAAATAATCTGGATACAAGACACTAAAACAAGGTGTCAAAAGGAGCAGAGCACTTCTGTTCACATGCACTAGATGCACTAGAAGTTGAAAGAGCACTGTGAAGTGTAGCTACTCATGTTTTGCAGATAGCCTGCATGTTTCAGCATGGCAGCATGTTTTCTGCTGTGTACCCTCCACTaatggttggtgtgtgtgtgtgtgtctttatagaTTTAATGCTCACAGTGATGGAGGCCTCCAGCTTCACTCCATCAGTGTACAGCGTTCACGCCCTCACACTGCTGGCCGAGGTAAAACACCAATGTGTCTGTAATTCAGCTCACTCCTTCTTGCACAActcttgtttctctgtccatcAGCCAGTGGCTCTGTCAGTTATTTCCATTGTTCTAGCAATGCTTCTTCATTATGTCTCGGCCTCAAGCTGCTCTCACTCACATCTACCAGCAATGTTTAGGCCTGTTTGCTTTTAGACACCGCTCTACAGTACACTAACACACTCCCACTGAGCTTCTTATAGCCGATTTACGACCACCTCCCTGCCTCTACTTCAATCATTATTAGCAAACCAATAAATCAATATGTTGGCGCTCAAAGGAGCTGGAGAATTGAATTCACTGGCCAGCCGCTCCCAGCGAGGCTGTTTTGGCTTAATGTGGATTGTGCAGCTATTGCCTGAGGTTCACTGCTGTTTGCAGCTCTTAGATTAATGGATTTATTCAAGGCAATGTATCAGAGGTTATGCTGCAATCCATATTGCCATAATGCTGTATATTTTGCTATTGGTGCAGTAATACTGTGCCCATATATCATTATCCAGCCAAGGAATCCAAGTAGAAAATGCATACTTAGAGATTAATAGCTAAAACACTTTCTAATGTCATTTTGGAAGCATGTTGCATAATGTTGCCATCCTTATTGAAAGAAtgcttcatttatttttcaggtGCTTGCTCATCTGCTGGACATGGTGTTCTACAGCGATGAGAAGGAGAGGGTAATCCCACTGCTGGTTAATATCATGCACTATGTAGTGCCCTACCTCCGCAACCACAGGTATGGATTAGCCTCTTTATATTTTGTGGAGATATCTTCTCTGATTAGAGTCGGATTCTAATGTTAACACTTTTACAGTTTATATTAATATCACAACAGTCAAACACCTTTTAACCTACAAATTGCACTCTGTGTAGCTTTTCAATTTAGAAAATAGTAAAGTATGAAGTCTAAACGTGTTGAAATGTCAtgtcaaaggaaaaaaattgaTGCTACATTAATCTTTTCATGTTAAGAAGAAAGATGAAGTGTACTGAATTGCCAAGTGTAAATATGAGCCATAGTTTAATATATGCGTGTTTTAAATGACAGAGTACTGTTTTCCGTCTCCCTGGCAGTGCTCACAACGCCCCCAGCTACCGGGCCTGTATCCAGCTGCTGAGCAGCCTGAGTGGGTACCAGTACACCCGCCGTGCCTGGAAGAAGGAGGCCTTCGACCTCTTCATGGACCACACCTTCTTCCAGATGGACTCCTCCTGCGTCAGCCAGTGAGTAGGAGAGGGAATTTgaccctatgtgtgtgtgacccctTTTACACACGGTATTAACATGCTTCCATGGTGATTATAATTGGACAGAGCATAAACACATCAACTCCAGGTGTACGTGCACCCAAGATGCACTGAAGATCCAATCACCTAAACCAGTTACACATTATTGACAGCAAGatgttaaagggatagttcaccccaaGATGAAAATTCAGTTATTATTGGCTCAACCCCATTGTCAGgcgaaactccattgaagtttgtaggaccaccaaacacacagcaagtctCAGCCTTATCCCAAACTGTTGAAGTtagtgggtccaaaagtccaatatttccATCATGATCTCCAATGTTTTCCAAATACTTACAAATACGtagatataaatacattttaacacacaAATCCAACCAGGAAGTGCATTCAAATCAAGCTTGGATACTAACATACTCGTCCAAAATGGATTATCAAGACACTTGTTGACAGTCTGCGCTttagtgagggaaagagaaataagTTTTCAGGGTGTATACGAGAGATGCATTTTAAAGccaggtgtaaatataatcTAGCCAAATCATATATAGACTCAATCTGGATACGATACACATGTCAATGCCAGGTGCATAGGGAGcctgtgtctgtttatgtttCTCCTTGGAATATTAGCCTATTTAACAGCAACATCATTTCCCTCATTTTTCAGCTGGAGAGCCATCATTGACCACTTGATGACCCATGACAAGACCACATTCAGAGACCTCATGAGTAAGCTTCAAGTTTCTTAATAAAGTTGATGTTACTGCTGGGTGCTGTTATAGACCATTTAACAAGTGATTGTATCCTAATTGATAATTATAGAGCGGTGCGTGTATAGTCCTTGCATGTCCAATCTCAGGGAAAATCAACTCTTAATATTACCATGCCTCACTGTTTGATCTCTACTAGTCTCTGTAACTTCCCTGTAAGTTATATACCTGTCggaatgtattttacaattttacacacacatttacagtttcacacatttattgcattagatggtggttttcagccatttttatacattgaataaaatgaaagaaaaaagcaacaaaGCAAGCACCAAAGTTGCCACTCCAGTGAAGTCTCTAGTACATCCAACCTAACATGCCAATGTGATATAGTAAAAGCCTGTTAAAAGCTAACAGGCTCATACTGTAGCAGACTGTAGTAACAGTCACCCTGGGTGTTTCCCTCCAGCCCGGGTGGCTGTAGCCCAGAGCAGCTCTCTGAGTCTGTTCACCAACCGAGACGCCGAGCTGGAGCAGAGGGCCATGCTGCTCAAACGCCTCGCCTTCACCATCTACAGCAGCGAGGTGGACCAGTACCAGAAATACCTGCCAGACATACAGGGTaatacacactaatacacacacacacacacacacacacacacacacatatattgtTTGCAGACATGCAGCAGCACTAAACGTCATCACTTTCAAATGGCTTCTACAGAGGCTTTTCAGTTAAGCAAATACCCTAGTGACCACACAGCTGTCACCATCTTGGAGGTTCATTGGAGAATTGGTTGTGCATAAATAATGcttaaatatataacaaccaggctagaaaaagagaaatgcctGAAAAAGATATGTGTCGTGGATGTGGATCCATAAAGTAATGTTAGAAGTAAAACTGAATAGTCTGATgatgtagatttgtttccaaatgtaggttactgtgacacagtaaactgtcttgtctttagtccTTGCCTCTACTCcgaaacactctgagttgtactATAGCTTGAGAAGAAAATTTAACCTGAACGTTTAGttgtgttagctagctaactagccagcaggctaatgtAGCAAAGCAACCAGcgttaatgttaacatgaaaCTAACTACCCATTACTGGCTACTAACCACATGACATTAGCTTGTGTGCAAATCAGACGTGTTAGCAACAGGACAGTGgtagttagctgaccagataccaAGATTAGCCAGCTAACAAGCTGGCTTTGTCTAAACACAATGTTGGATCAAAAAAGGATCACGTGtaacagtgatgaaatgatcagttccagcgattaaaatgcataaaaaattAACCAACACCATTtgattctgttgagacggctaAGTCATAAGTTTATAGGTTGCAAAGGTTGACAGAGGTTGTTCTCAGCCATTGTTGTCCAAAGTtttggacctccaatatggccgcaaGGCAGCTGAAAGCCCTGTATTCCACATGCTCACGAATTAGACATAGTAAGGTGTATTTTAACCTGCATATTTTACCACATGTTCACTGAgacgatacttaaactttctaatgtgtgtgtgtgtgtgtgtgtgtgtgtgtgtgtgtgtgtgtgttcagagcgTCTGGTGGAGAGCCTGCGTCTGCCTCAGGTGCCCATCCTCCATGCTCAGGTGTTCCTGTTCTTCAGAGTGTTGCTGCTGCGCATGTCGCCTCAACACCTCACCTCGCTGTGGCCCACCATGATCACTGAACTGGTGAGAACTAcagaccctctctctctctctctctctctctctctctctctctctctctctctctgtctctctctctcactctctctcacacacacattcactcgctcactcattcatacattttgtctttcagacacacacaagctgatAACCAGCTTTACTGCACTTCGTATTAGaaaagcacaaaatattgtgaGATGCTGTTTtctatcctcttctctctccctgtaggTTCAGGTGTTTCTACTAATGGAGCAGGAGCTCACAGCAGATGAGGACATATCAAGGTAACTGATTGTAATTGATGTTAGCTCAAACTGTACATAgagtcattgcagcagcagataaCAGGATATAGGTGAGAATACAGCAAAAAGAGAGTATTGAAGATACTACAAGTAATTATAACAAAGGAATGTATTGAGGGTAatataacaaataaaataaagatacagCGTCTGCGTCTTACAGGTTAGCAGACGTTTGCAATTTGCAGATGTACAATTAACA
The Centroberyx gerrardi isolate f3 chromosome 12, fCenGer3.hap1.cur.20231027, whole genome shotgun sequence genome window above contains:
- the dop1a gene encoding protein DOP1A, producing the protein MNAEEVELLSDSKYRNYVAAVDKALKNFEYSSEWADLISALGKLNKVLQNNAKYQVVPKKLTIGKRLAQCLHPALPSGVHRKALETYEIIFKIIGPKRLAKDLFLYSSGLFPLLSNAAMSVKPVLLGLYETYYLPLGKTLKPGLQGLLTGVLPGLEEGSEYYDRTNTLLEKVAAAVEQSAFYSALWGSILTSPAVRLPGVTFVLLHLNRKLSMEDQLYIIGSDIELMVEAVSTSVQDSSVLVQRSTLDLILFCFPFHMSQATRPDMIRILSAALHVVLRRDMSLNRRLYAWLLGFDNNGVRTGPRSTRQSNPEEHASHYFNTFSKDMLVQAMVGILQGKARGGEEESILMHDLKPFRILISLLDKPELGPAILEDVLIEVFRTLHTQCRTELDLHNQSPFSKDHTHLSSKLRENKKTAELIKTANLLFNSFEPYYMWDYIARWFEECCRRTLNISPHAPRHAGSLDPPELSLVEFCQLVDFLLDIVSLETYIEIQTEHLPQLLLRMVAALTSHLQALGLGELTHCLRLCSKILSKVQPPLVSPLALPSGPQTQGLSNSTAAPSATARDRTGDKEDKRLPSTLELPGSGEVFEDGENPSSSRSSESGFTDFVQYQADGSEEPERTHHPHPSLKTDRRSSGPSQTKTLDKPVMQCCLEHFQQFLSRLITLYIVPGQADRAGGERGEVVRSGPLVSEGTQQNGCVEQTESCSGPGSGLGQRECIPAFTAACQLFLECSSFPVYIAEGNLKSSPTQEEQNDNEQVRPSVWLQTLMDACCLAGDFSLQGVAISLLMDLVGLTQSVAMVTAESVASGGLGGSDSAQPMSPSQGRVAVVIRPPLTQGILKYIADKTDFFKSVALILWDQLSEGTPQHHQRSVELFYQLHNLVPSSGICEDVISQQLMHRDKRIRLEAHVKFSVLWHLTRDLNITKSSPFNRTFDRSLFIMLDSLSYWDPSASAVGRAWLNQVLQRHDIARVLEPLLLLLLHPKTHRVSIQRVQAQRHWAQTFPNPPEQDPSEPIYARDSGFSDNFSHIQGESLRVGQEQLRGLPLGDMEPFCLTVNPLSDSLSLLSLSSENLQLAGEYQSADPQGEHQSSESSGSHSSTVDNGSFEEPDGANGIVNGSDQQPGSSDSMSAEDDDSIDEAVSCVIAELIDRVVSLVEEGSVETPSPPEAWPQTDSDSTSSDTSTGPRHDLGPHPGSHHQTLPEMLAGGTLEFLSVATADITAEEQHREGITRHSSSPSIVTLPDSSAPATPDHSLRVDDPQARKRSHSSTQLSLKGKIMERLADKSPGAKPKIKKAKRKEEERLRKAAIQAEKARPPSIFFGDSLDLENWYSCGEGEVSEIESDTGSPSGGAGGTVGGVSVTGGRRSSSAPPRFNIHPLYQHVLLYLQLYDSSRALHALSAIAAMLRAAPSGFVSAISTTSINNTYTPQLSLLQNLLARHRVSVMGKDFYCPIPQDSHSHTFRSAMYLEIIISLCLYFLRSYYSAHVAAGAQDLAGNRAMQLTSVEVLTLLFSELSKVTGGSAKGFASFISDVLSKCKVQKVVLHCLLSSIFSAQKWHEQRVAGVNVATVEEGLSEDSVINLSEDQIDSCSAVQSQLLRLLQSLVVLEHRVLVPAEEGGEAGPVGGGAGAGGTGSGAGAGFELLGGEVEHVNPQQPMTSLQYLHGQPITAQGMFLCAVIRALHQHHACKMHPQWIGLITTTLPYMGRVLRRVVASVTLQLCRNLDNLLQQYRYETGIIDTRPQWMALCIPPDLILTVLEGVTAIIHYCLLDPTSQYHQLQVSVDQKHLAEARSGILSILHTIMSSVTLLWSVLYQADSSDKPAAASAASTSNINLGSTKNLRQQILELLGPISMNHGAHFMAAIAYVWNERKQIKTPVRNKVIPTASEEQLLLVELVRSVSAMRTETVMQTVKEVLKQPPAIAKEKKHLSLEVCMLQFFYAYVQRIPVSSLVDSWPSLLALLKDSVQLGLPAPGQFLILGVLNEFILKNPNLESKKDQRELQDVTHKVVEAIGTIAGSSLEQTTWLRRNLEVKASPQIVVDGANLEADVEDLMLTVMEASSFTPSVYSVHALTLLAEVLAHLLDMVFYSDEKERVIPLLVNIMHYVVPYLRNHSAHNAPSYRACIQLLSSLSGYQYTRRAWKKEAFDLFMDHTFFQMDSSCVSHWRAIIDHLMTHDKTTFRDLMTRVAVAQSSSLSLFTNRDAELEQRAMLLKRLAFTIYSSEVDQYQKYLPDIQERLVESLRLPQVPILHAQVFLFFRVLLLRMSPQHLTSLWPTMITELVQVFLLMEQELTADEDISRTSGPSVAGLETTYSGGNGFSTSYNSQRWLNLYLSACKLLDLALALPSESLPQFQMYRWAFIPEASDDSGLEVRRQGTHQREFKPYVVRLAKLLRKRAKKNPEEDCSSRTLSWEPGHLLLTLYVIRSMEQLLPFFNLLSQVFNSKASSRSGPAYAHTPGDAPFPSHKDGHKLESQKVFWSRARQNIEEMVEKDFLEGLIKT